One genomic window of Micropterus dolomieu isolate WLL.071019.BEF.003 ecotype Adirondacks linkage group LG14, ASM2129224v1, whole genome shotgun sequence includes the following:
- the asb3 gene encoding ankyrin repeat and SOCS box protein 3 isoform X4 encodes MSTMMLLRPAQGDKRGHKQGMDFTECYGDTVSSVAAAARSGCRKRVRRLIKRGFSVDCRDNRGWNALHEASAAGSKECVQEILSAAGGSSRGCHTYVNSLTHEGESACYLAAQRGHLAVVRLLLKAHANINQLTNDLSCPLYAAVDGGYKEVVELLLSKGAEVNRTHTASCWTCLHQAVYKGHSEIVRILVNVCNLEALDDHRISPLFVAAQYGQQQCLEILVNAGANVNTQAADLATPLLIASQEGHQACVDFLLDHGADPNVACSHDWPQLPIHAAAEFGHIGVLRRLIDVTDRVCDLGDGMVSPLYVAVNRHQSESVEMLLREGYSPDAQDCTHILGLRSPLTFALCRTSNKPYSESVRLLVAAGASFSEEDWIYALATDKTDLLQLILEHRWIPRPETLTRDCSVPRLHGKTVLKLQELRELLCVALNQVHFAACWLPLLLKAGLEPSLLLQPHMLEQAVGEVLNYLLEFVNWSTLSPPLKHILDRRRAEKSWEPCPHFDSIPCLSHICRLQVRLVLGPDLLMRTNAVQQLPVPSVLHGFLQFRDILKASYTHSPPSPLLNRIQGYRSTHQHRHVL; translated from the exons ATGTCCACCATGATGCTGCTGAGGCCGGCACAAGGAGACAAGCGAGGACACAAA CAGGGGATGGACTTCACTGAGTGCTACGGAGACACAGTCTCCAGTGTTGCAGCTGCAGCGCGGTCGGGCTGTAGGAAGCGGGTGAGGAGGCTGATAAAGAGAGGCTTCAGTGTGGACTGTCGAGATAACCGTGGCTGGAATGCCCTGCACGAGGCGTCAGCCGCTGGCAGTAAAGAGTGTGTGCAGGAAATTTTGTCTGCAGCCGGCG GCTCCTCCCGTGGCTGTCATACCTATGTGAACTCTTTAACACATGAGGGGGAATCTGCATGCTACCTGGCAGCGCAGCGTGGACACCTGGCAGTGGTCCGACTCCTCCTGAAAGCGCATGCCAACATCAACCAGCTAACAAATGACTTATCCTGTCCTTTGTATGCAG CTGTAGATGGCGGGTACAAGGAGGTTGTAGAACTGCTGCTCAGTAAAGGTGCAGAGGTCAACAGAACACACACCGCGTCCTGCTGGACCTGCCTTCATCAAGCTGTTTATAAG GGTCACAGTGAAATTGTGCGCATCCTGGTCAATGTGTGCAACCTAGAGGCACTAGATGACCACAGGATCTCCCCTCTCTTTGTGGCTGCACAGTATGGACAACAGCAATGCCTGGAAATCCTTGTTAATGCTG gTGCCAATGTGAACACCCAGGCAGCTGATCTGGCCACACCACTGCTGATTGCCTCTCAGGAGGGCCACCAGGCATGTGTGGATTTCCTTTTGGACCACGGGGCAGATCCTAATGTAGCCTGCAGCCATGACTGGCCCCAGCTTCCAATTCATGCTGCTGCTGAGTTTGGCCACATCGG TGTCCTCAGGAGGCTGATAGATGTTACGGATCGTGTGTGTGACCTTGGCGATGGCATGGTGAGTCCACTGTACGTGGCGGTCAATAGGCATCAGAGCGAGAGTGTCGAGATGCTTTTGAGGGAAGGTTATAGCCCAGATGCCCAGGACTGCACACACATCCTGGGCCTCCGTTCACCACTCACCTTTGCCTTGTGTCGCACATCTAACAAACCATACAG TGAATCAGTGAGGCTGCTGGTAGCTGCAGGAGCAAGTTTCAGTGAGGAGGACTGGATTTACGCTTTGGCCACTGACAAAACAGACCTGCTTCAACTGATACTTGAGCACAGATGGATCCCTCGCCCGGAGACTTTGACCAGAGACTGTTCTGTTCCACGTCTTCATGGGAAAACTGTGTTAAAGCTGCAGGAGCTGAGAGAGCTGCTTTGTGTTGCACTAAAccaagtacattttgctgccTGCTGGCTTCCTCTGCTTCTGAAGGCAGGACTTGAACCTTCTTTGCTGCTTCAGCCCCACAT GTTGGAACAGGCAGTTGGCGAGGTGTTGAATTACCTACTAGAGTTTGTAAACTGGTCGACTCTGTCTCCGCCTTTGAAACACATTCTGGATCGAAGACGGGCAGAGAAGAGCTGGGAACCATGTCCACATTTCG ACTCCATTCCCTGTCTTTCCCACATCTGTCGGCTGCAGGTTAGGTTAGTGCTGGGACCAGATCTACTGATGAGGACCAACGCTGTCCAGCAGCTCCCTGTGCCCTCTGTACTTCATGGCTTCCTCCAATTCAGAGACATCCTGAAAGCTTCCTACACGCACTCCCCGCCATCACCACTTTTAAATCGAATACAGGGATACCGCAGTACACACCAACACAGGCATGTTCTATAA
- the asb3 gene encoding ankyrin repeat and SOCS box protein 3 isoform X3 translates to MSTMMLLRPAQGDKRGHKGMDFTECYGDTVSSVAAAARSGCRKRVRRLIKRGFSVDCRDNRGWNALHEASAAGSKECVQEILSAAGAAGSSRGCHTYVNSLTHEGESACYLAAQRGHLAVVRLLLKAHANINQLTNDLSCPLYAAVDGGYKEVVELLLSKGAEVNRTHTASCWTCLHQAVYKGHSEIVRILVNVCNLEALDDHRISPLFVAAQYGQQQCLEILVNAGANVNTQAADLATPLLIASQEGHQACVDFLLDHGADPNVACSHDWPQLPIHAAAEFGHIGVLRRLIDVTDRVCDLGDGMVSPLYVAVNRHQSESVEMLLREGYSPDAQDCTHILGLRSPLTFALCRTSNKPYSESVRLLVAAGASFSEEDWIYALATDKTDLLQLILEHRWIPRPETLTRDCSVPRLHGKTVLKLQELRELLCVALNQVHFAACWLPLLLKAGLEPSLLLQPHMLEQAVGEVLNYLLEFVNWSTLSPPLKHILDRRRAEKSWEPCPHFDSIPCLSHICRLQVRLVLGPDLLMRTNAVQQLPVPSVLHGFLQFRDILKASYTHSPPSPLLNRIQGYRSTHQHRHVL, encoded by the exons ATGTCCACCATGATGCTGCTGAGGCCGGCACAAGGAGACAAGCGAGGACACAAA GGGATGGACTTCACTGAGTGCTACGGAGACACAGTCTCCAGTGTTGCAGCTGCAGCGCGGTCGGGCTGTAGGAAGCGGGTGAGGAGGCTGATAAAGAGAGGCTTCAGTGTGGACTGTCGAGATAACCGTGGCTGGAATGCCCTGCACGAGGCGTCAGCCGCTGGCAGTAAAGAGTGTGTGCAGGAAATTTTGTCTGCAGCCGGCG CAGCAGGCTCCTCCCGTGGCTGTCATACCTATGTGAACTCTTTAACACATGAGGGGGAATCTGCATGCTACCTGGCAGCGCAGCGTGGACACCTGGCAGTGGTCCGACTCCTCCTGAAAGCGCATGCCAACATCAACCAGCTAACAAATGACTTATCCTGTCCTTTGTATGCAG CTGTAGATGGCGGGTACAAGGAGGTTGTAGAACTGCTGCTCAGTAAAGGTGCAGAGGTCAACAGAACACACACCGCGTCCTGCTGGACCTGCCTTCATCAAGCTGTTTATAAG GGTCACAGTGAAATTGTGCGCATCCTGGTCAATGTGTGCAACCTAGAGGCACTAGATGACCACAGGATCTCCCCTCTCTTTGTGGCTGCACAGTATGGACAACAGCAATGCCTGGAAATCCTTGTTAATGCTG gTGCCAATGTGAACACCCAGGCAGCTGATCTGGCCACACCACTGCTGATTGCCTCTCAGGAGGGCCACCAGGCATGTGTGGATTTCCTTTTGGACCACGGGGCAGATCCTAATGTAGCCTGCAGCCATGACTGGCCCCAGCTTCCAATTCATGCTGCTGCTGAGTTTGGCCACATCGG TGTCCTCAGGAGGCTGATAGATGTTACGGATCGTGTGTGTGACCTTGGCGATGGCATGGTGAGTCCACTGTACGTGGCGGTCAATAGGCATCAGAGCGAGAGTGTCGAGATGCTTTTGAGGGAAGGTTATAGCCCAGATGCCCAGGACTGCACACACATCCTGGGCCTCCGTTCACCACTCACCTTTGCCTTGTGTCGCACATCTAACAAACCATACAG TGAATCAGTGAGGCTGCTGGTAGCTGCAGGAGCAAGTTTCAGTGAGGAGGACTGGATTTACGCTTTGGCCACTGACAAAACAGACCTGCTTCAACTGATACTTGAGCACAGATGGATCCCTCGCCCGGAGACTTTGACCAGAGACTGTTCTGTTCCACGTCTTCATGGGAAAACTGTGTTAAAGCTGCAGGAGCTGAGAGAGCTGCTTTGTGTTGCACTAAAccaagtacattttgctgccTGCTGGCTTCCTCTGCTTCTGAAGGCAGGACTTGAACCTTCTTTGCTGCTTCAGCCCCACAT GTTGGAACAGGCAGTTGGCGAGGTGTTGAATTACCTACTAGAGTTTGTAAACTGGTCGACTCTGTCTCCGCCTTTGAAACACATTCTGGATCGAAGACGGGCAGAGAAGAGCTGGGAACCATGTCCACATTTCG ACTCCATTCCCTGTCTTTCCCACATCTGTCGGCTGCAGGTTAGGTTAGTGCTGGGACCAGATCTACTGATGAGGACCAACGCTGTCCAGCAGCTCCCTGTGCCCTCTGTACTTCATGGCTTCCTCCAATTCAGAGACATCCTGAAAGCTTCCTACACGCACTCCCCGCCATCACCACTTTTAAATCGAATACAGGGATACCGCAGTACACACCAACACAGGCATGTTCTATAA
- the asb3 gene encoding ankyrin repeat and SOCS box protein 3 isoform X2: MSTMMLLRPAQGDKRGHKQGMDFTECYGDTVSSVAAAARSGCRKRVRRLIKRGFSVDCRDNRGWNALHEASAAGSKECVQEILSAAGAGSSRGCHTYVNSLTHEGESACYLAAQRGHLAVVRLLLKAHANINQLTNDLSCPLYAAVDGGYKEVVELLLSKGAEVNRTHTASCWTCLHQAVYKGHSEIVRILVNVCNLEALDDHRISPLFVAAQYGQQQCLEILVNAGANVNTQAADLATPLLIASQEGHQACVDFLLDHGADPNVACSHDWPQLPIHAAAEFGHIGVLRRLIDVTDRVCDLGDGMVSPLYVAVNRHQSESVEMLLREGYSPDAQDCTHILGLRSPLTFALCRTSNKPYSESVRLLVAAGASFSEEDWIYALATDKTDLLQLILEHRWIPRPETLTRDCSVPRLHGKTVLKLQELRELLCVALNQVHFAACWLPLLLKAGLEPSLLLQPHMLEQAVGEVLNYLLEFVNWSTLSPPLKHILDRRRAEKSWEPCPHFDSIPCLSHICRLQVRLVLGPDLLMRTNAVQQLPVPSVLHGFLQFRDILKASYTHSPPSPLLNRIQGYRSTHQHRHVL, from the exons ATGTCCACCATGATGCTGCTGAGGCCGGCACAAGGAGACAAGCGAGGACACAAA CAGGGGATGGACTTCACTGAGTGCTACGGAGACACAGTCTCCAGTGTTGCAGCTGCAGCGCGGTCGGGCTGTAGGAAGCGGGTGAGGAGGCTGATAAAGAGAGGCTTCAGTGTGGACTGTCGAGATAACCGTGGCTGGAATGCCCTGCACGAGGCGTCAGCCGCTGGCAGTAAAGAGTGTGTGCAGGAAATTTTGTCTGCAGCCGGCG CAGGCTCCTCCCGTGGCTGTCATACCTATGTGAACTCTTTAACACATGAGGGGGAATCTGCATGCTACCTGGCAGCGCAGCGTGGACACCTGGCAGTGGTCCGACTCCTCCTGAAAGCGCATGCCAACATCAACCAGCTAACAAATGACTTATCCTGTCCTTTGTATGCAG CTGTAGATGGCGGGTACAAGGAGGTTGTAGAACTGCTGCTCAGTAAAGGTGCAGAGGTCAACAGAACACACACCGCGTCCTGCTGGACCTGCCTTCATCAAGCTGTTTATAAG GGTCACAGTGAAATTGTGCGCATCCTGGTCAATGTGTGCAACCTAGAGGCACTAGATGACCACAGGATCTCCCCTCTCTTTGTGGCTGCACAGTATGGACAACAGCAATGCCTGGAAATCCTTGTTAATGCTG gTGCCAATGTGAACACCCAGGCAGCTGATCTGGCCACACCACTGCTGATTGCCTCTCAGGAGGGCCACCAGGCATGTGTGGATTTCCTTTTGGACCACGGGGCAGATCCTAATGTAGCCTGCAGCCATGACTGGCCCCAGCTTCCAATTCATGCTGCTGCTGAGTTTGGCCACATCGG TGTCCTCAGGAGGCTGATAGATGTTACGGATCGTGTGTGTGACCTTGGCGATGGCATGGTGAGTCCACTGTACGTGGCGGTCAATAGGCATCAGAGCGAGAGTGTCGAGATGCTTTTGAGGGAAGGTTATAGCCCAGATGCCCAGGACTGCACACACATCCTGGGCCTCCGTTCACCACTCACCTTTGCCTTGTGTCGCACATCTAACAAACCATACAG TGAATCAGTGAGGCTGCTGGTAGCTGCAGGAGCAAGTTTCAGTGAGGAGGACTGGATTTACGCTTTGGCCACTGACAAAACAGACCTGCTTCAACTGATACTTGAGCACAGATGGATCCCTCGCCCGGAGACTTTGACCAGAGACTGTTCTGTTCCACGTCTTCATGGGAAAACTGTGTTAAAGCTGCAGGAGCTGAGAGAGCTGCTTTGTGTTGCACTAAAccaagtacattttgctgccTGCTGGCTTCCTCTGCTTCTGAAGGCAGGACTTGAACCTTCTTTGCTGCTTCAGCCCCACAT GTTGGAACAGGCAGTTGGCGAGGTGTTGAATTACCTACTAGAGTTTGTAAACTGGTCGACTCTGTCTCCGCCTTTGAAACACATTCTGGATCGAAGACGGGCAGAGAAGAGCTGGGAACCATGTCCACATTTCG ACTCCATTCCCTGTCTTTCCCACATCTGTCGGCTGCAGGTTAGGTTAGTGCTGGGACCAGATCTACTGATGAGGACCAACGCTGTCCAGCAGCTCCCTGTGCCCTCTGTACTTCATGGCTTCCTCCAATTCAGAGACATCCTGAAAGCTTCCTACACGCACTCCCCGCCATCACCACTTTTAAATCGAATACAGGGATACCGCAGTACACACCAACACAGGCATGTTCTATAA
- the lg14h10orf88 gene encoding ATPase PAAT: protein MVDIAVKSGAAWVCHAQEHHLADVLLPVHISDNDDHEAELSHSEGDDTNWGGPVLLEQTEEGSPCVLVLHCSPCSPSAISRLLITSEARTMEVYSQMGEYCGTVRGERDNSIQPDSSDRGPFYKKQLILEHPSPACEVKLLSLAGRSSVLVCRVIVGLQQLHPCPGRGPGIDMQQVQCLVEEMGASLSPGAQNLMDMVHFQQKNQTSSLGGFLPLLMGGGALSALAQAANTSLSNQPQPADSRRPVGSIRPADEAPPAQNGAMSNDLTSSSSSSPELLVSGDSTKNTMSSESRGPVNHAQLADMMSQFLKGHGHGQALSSGPEFLPMLQSVCGQVTKLRLDDATAVAEKEKNMRNGTWELDSAMERRLEDMERRLKEHVDRRLDALEQKLEKALLSALPQVALNQGAMSSSVGEAASTRLSEQTAPTPAIH, encoded by the exons ATGGTGGACATTGCTGTGAAGAGCGGAGCGGCTTGGGTCTGTCACGCCCAGGAGCATCACTTGGCTGATGTCCTGCTTCCTGTTCACATCAGTGACAACGACGATCATGAAGCAGAGCTCAGTCATTCAGAGGGCGACGACACAAACTG GGGCGGCCCAGTGCTGTTGGAGCAGACAGAGGAAGGGTCTCCTTGTGTCctggtgctccactgcagcccCTGCTCTCCCTCTGCCATCAGCCGCCTGCTGATCACCAGCGAGGCTCGAACCATGGAGGTGTACAGCCAGATGGGAGAATACTGTGGGACAGTACGTGGGGAGAGGGACAACAGCATCCAGCCAGATAG TTCAGACAGAGGGCCTTTCTACAAAAAACAGCTGATCCTTGAGCATCCATCACCAGCCTGTGAAGTGAAG CTGCTCTCCCTGGCTGGTAGAAGCAGTGTTTTGGTGTGTCGAGTCATCGTGGGCCTTCAGCAGCTGCACCCCTGCCCGGGCCGTGGCCCCGGCATCGACATGCAGCAGGTCCAGTGTCTGGTTGAGGAAATGGGAGCAAGCCTCTCACCGGGAGCCCAGAACCTCATGGACATGGTGCACTTTCAGCAGAAG AACCAGACCAGCTCTCTGGGCGGCTTCCTGCCTCTCCTGATGGGCGGTGGAGCTTTGTCTGCCCTGGCTCAAGCAGCCAACACCTCTCTCAGCAACCAGCCCCAGCCTGCAGACTCCAGG CGTCCAGTCGGCTCCATCAGGCCTGCAGATGAAGCTCCGCCGGCTCAGAACGGAGCGATGTCAAATGACTtgacctcttcctcctcctcctccccagaACTGTTGGTTTCTGGTGACAGCACCAAGAATACAA TGAGCAGTGAAAGCAGAGGCCCAGTGAACCACGCCCAGCTGGCAGATATGATGTCCCAATTCCTGAAAGGACATGGACACGGCCAAGCGTTAAGCTCAGGCCCTGAGTTTCTGCCCATGCTCCAGAGCGTGTGCGGTCAGGTGACGAAGCTGAGGCTGGATGACGCTACAGCGGTGGCCGAGAAGGAGAAGAATATGAGAAATGGCACATG GGAGTTGGACTCAGCCATGGAGCGTCGTTTAGAGGACATGGAGAGGAGGCTGAAGGAGCATGTGGACCGTCGCCTGGACGCTCTGGAGCAGAAGCTGGAGAAGGCCCTGCTGAGTGCCCTCCCGCAGGTCGCCCTCAACCAGGGAGCCATGAGCAGCTCAGTGGGAGAAGCAGCATCCACCAGACTGTCGGAGCAGACTGCCCCGACACCAGCCATACACTGA
- the asb3 gene encoding ankyrin repeat and SOCS box protein 3 isoform X5 — protein MDFTECYGDTVSSVAAAARSGCRKRVRRLIKRGFSVDCRDNRGWNALHEASAAGSKECVQEILSAAGAAGSSRGCHTYVNSLTHEGESACYLAAQRGHLAVVRLLLKAHANINQLTNDLSCPLYAAVDGGYKEVVELLLSKGAEVNRTHTASCWTCLHQAVYKGHSEIVRILVNVCNLEALDDHRISPLFVAAQYGQQQCLEILVNAGANVNTQAADLATPLLIASQEGHQACVDFLLDHGADPNVACSHDWPQLPIHAAAEFGHIGVLRRLIDVTDRVCDLGDGMVSPLYVAVNRHQSESVEMLLREGYSPDAQDCTHILGLRSPLTFALCRTSNKPYSESVRLLVAAGASFSEEDWIYALATDKTDLLQLILEHRWIPRPETLTRDCSVPRLHGKTVLKLQELRELLCVALNQVHFAACWLPLLLKAGLEPSLLLQPHMLEQAVGEVLNYLLEFVNWSTLSPPLKHILDRRRAEKSWEPCPHFDSIPCLSHICRLQVRLVLGPDLLMRTNAVQQLPVPSVLHGFLQFRDILKASYTHSPPSPLLNRIQGYRSTHQHRHVL, from the exons ATGGACTTCACTGAGTGCTACGGAGACACAGTCTCCAGTGTTGCAGCTGCAGCGCGGTCGGGCTGTAGGAAGCGGGTGAGGAGGCTGATAAAGAGAGGCTTCAGTGTGGACTGTCGAGATAACCGTGGCTGGAATGCCCTGCACGAGGCGTCAGCCGCTGGCAGTAAAGAGTGTGTGCAGGAAATTTTGTCTGCAGCCGGCG CAGCAGGCTCCTCCCGTGGCTGTCATACCTATGTGAACTCTTTAACACATGAGGGGGAATCTGCATGCTACCTGGCAGCGCAGCGTGGACACCTGGCAGTGGTCCGACTCCTCCTGAAAGCGCATGCCAACATCAACCAGCTAACAAATGACTTATCCTGTCCTTTGTATGCAG CTGTAGATGGCGGGTACAAGGAGGTTGTAGAACTGCTGCTCAGTAAAGGTGCAGAGGTCAACAGAACACACACCGCGTCCTGCTGGACCTGCCTTCATCAAGCTGTTTATAAG GGTCACAGTGAAATTGTGCGCATCCTGGTCAATGTGTGCAACCTAGAGGCACTAGATGACCACAGGATCTCCCCTCTCTTTGTGGCTGCACAGTATGGACAACAGCAATGCCTGGAAATCCTTGTTAATGCTG gTGCCAATGTGAACACCCAGGCAGCTGATCTGGCCACACCACTGCTGATTGCCTCTCAGGAGGGCCACCAGGCATGTGTGGATTTCCTTTTGGACCACGGGGCAGATCCTAATGTAGCCTGCAGCCATGACTGGCCCCAGCTTCCAATTCATGCTGCTGCTGAGTTTGGCCACATCGG TGTCCTCAGGAGGCTGATAGATGTTACGGATCGTGTGTGTGACCTTGGCGATGGCATGGTGAGTCCACTGTACGTGGCGGTCAATAGGCATCAGAGCGAGAGTGTCGAGATGCTTTTGAGGGAAGGTTATAGCCCAGATGCCCAGGACTGCACACACATCCTGGGCCTCCGTTCACCACTCACCTTTGCCTTGTGTCGCACATCTAACAAACCATACAG TGAATCAGTGAGGCTGCTGGTAGCTGCAGGAGCAAGTTTCAGTGAGGAGGACTGGATTTACGCTTTGGCCACTGACAAAACAGACCTGCTTCAACTGATACTTGAGCACAGATGGATCCCTCGCCCGGAGACTTTGACCAGAGACTGTTCTGTTCCACGTCTTCATGGGAAAACTGTGTTAAAGCTGCAGGAGCTGAGAGAGCTGCTTTGTGTTGCACTAAAccaagtacattttgctgccTGCTGGCTTCCTCTGCTTCTGAAGGCAGGACTTGAACCTTCTTTGCTGCTTCAGCCCCACAT GTTGGAACAGGCAGTTGGCGAGGTGTTGAATTACCTACTAGAGTTTGTAAACTGGTCGACTCTGTCTCCGCCTTTGAAACACATTCTGGATCGAAGACGGGCAGAGAAGAGCTGGGAACCATGTCCACATTTCG ACTCCATTCCCTGTCTTTCCCACATCTGTCGGCTGCAGGTTAGGTTAGTGCTGGGACCAGATCTACTGATGAGGACCAACGCTGTCCAGCAGCTCCCTGTGCCCTCTGTACTTCATGGCTTCCTCCAATTCAGAGACATCCTGAAAGCTTCCTACACGCACTCCCCGCCATCACCACTTTTAAATCGAATACAGGGATACCGCAGTACACACCAACACAGGCATGTTCTATAA
- the asb3 gene encoding ankyrin repeat and SOCS box protein 3 isoform X1 — MSTMMLLRPAQGDKRGHKQGMDFTECYGDTVSSVAAAARSGCRKRVRRLIKRGFSVDCRDNRGWNALHEASAAGSKECVQEILSAAGAAGSSRGCHTYVNSLTHEGESACYLAAQRGHLAVVRLLLKAHANINQLTNDLSCPLYAAVDGGYKEVVELLLSKGAEVNRTHTASCWTCLHQAVYKGHSEIVRILVNVCNLEALDDHRISPLFVAAQYGQQQCLEILVNAGANVNTQAADLATPLLIASQEGHQACVDFLLDHGADPNVACSHDWPQLPIHAAAEFGHIGVLRRLIDVTDRVCDLGDGMVSPLYVAVNRHQSESVEMLLREGYSPDAQDCTHILGLRSPLTFALCRTSNKPYSESVRLLVAAGASFSEEDWIYALATDKTDLLQLILEHRWIPRPETLTRDCSVPRLHGKTVLKLQELRELLCVALNQVHFAACWLPLLLKAGLEPSLLLQPHMLEQAVGEVLNYLLEFVNWSTLSPPLKHILDRRRAEKSWEPCPHFDSIPCLSHICRLQVRLVLGPDLLMRTNAVQQLPVPSVLHGFLQFRDILKASYTHSPPSPLLNRIQGYRSTHQHRHVL; from the exons ATGTCCACCATGATGCTGCTGAGGCCGGCACAAGGAGACAAGCGAGGACACAAA CAGGGGATGGACTTCACTGAGTGCTACGGAGACACAGTCTCCAGTGTTGCAGCTGCAGCGCGGTCGGGCTGTAGGAAGCGGGTGAGGAGGCTGATAAAGAGAGGCTTCAGTGTGGACTGTCGAGATAACCGTGGCTGGAATGCCCTGCACGAGGCGTCAGCCGCTGGCAGTAAAGAGTGTGTGCAGGAAATTTTGTCTGCAGCCGGCG CAGCAGGCTCCTCCCGTGGCTGTCATACCTATGTGAACTCTTTAACACATGAGGGGGAATCTGCATGCTACCTGGCAGCGCAGCGTGGACACCTGGCAGTGGTCCGACTCCTCCTGAAAGCGCATGCCAACATCAACCAGCTAACAAATGACTTATCCTGTCCTTTGTATGCAG CTGTAGATGGCGGGTACAAGGAGGTTGTAGAACTGCTGCTCAGTAAAGGTGCAGAGGTCAACAGAACACACACCGCGTCCTGCTGGACCTGCCTTCATCAAGCTGTTTATAAG GGTCACAGTGAAATTGTGCGCATCCTGGTCAATGTGTGCAACCTAGAGGCACTAGATGACCACAGGATCTCCCCTCTCTTTGTGGCTGCACAGTATGGACAACAGCAATGCCTGGAAATCCTTGTTAATGCTG gTGCCAATGTGAACACCCAGGCAGCTGATCTGGCCACACCACTGCTGATTGCCTCTCAGGAGGGCCACCAGGCATGTGTGGATTTCCTTTTGGACCACGGGGCAGATCCTAATGTAGCCTGCAGCCATGACTGGCCCCAGCTTCCAATTCATGCTGCTGCTGAGTTTGGCCACATCGG TGTCCTCAGGAGGCTGATAGATGTTACGGATCGTGTGTGTGACCTTGGCGATGGCATGGTGAGTCCACTGTACGTGGCGGTCAATAGGCATCAGAGCGAGAGTGTCGAGATGCTTTTGAGGGAAGGTTATAGCCCAGATGCCCAGGACTGCACACACATCCTGGGCCTCCGTTCACCACTCACCTTTGCCTTGTGTCGCACATCTAACAAACCATACAG TGAATCAGTGAGGCTGCTGGTAGCTGCAGGAGCAAGTTTCAGTGAGGAGGACTGGATTTACGCTTTGGCCACTGACAAAACAGACCTGCTTCAACTGATACTTGAGCACAGATGGATCCCTCGCCCGGAGACTTTGACCAGAGACTGTTCTGTTCCACGTCTTCATGGGAAAACTGTGTTAAAGCTGCAGGAGCTGAGAGAGCTGCTTTGTGTTGCACTAAAccaagtacattttgctgccTGCTGGCTTCCTCTGCTTCTGAAGGCAGGACTTGAACCTTCTTTGCTGCTTCAGCCCCACAT GTTGGAACAGGCAGTTGGCGAGGTGTTGAATTACCTACTAGAGTTTGTAAACTGGTCGACTCTGTCTCCGCCTTTGAAACACATTCTGGATCGAAGACGGGCAGAGAAGAGCTGGGAACCATGTCCACATTTCG ACTCCATTCCCTGTCTTTCCCACATCTGTCGGCTGCAGGTTAGGTTAGTGCTGGGACCAGATCTACTGATGAGGACCAACGCTGTCCAGCAGCTCCCTGTGCCCTCTGTACTTCATGGCTTCCTCCAATTCAGAGACATCCTGAAAGCTTCCTACACGCACTCCCCGCCATCACCACTTTTAAATCGAATACAGGGATACCGCAGTACACACCAACACAGGCATGTTCTATAA